The proteins below come from a single Microtus ochrogaster isolate Prairie Vole_2 chromosome 14 unlocalized genomic scaffold, MicOch1.0 chr14_random_3, whole genome shotgun sequence genomic window:
- the LOC101986611 gene encoding lithostathine-2-like produces MSLLLISNLKRLPSAEHGSENAYHILLACLILLACSQGKKAEESLPTPENDLPSARINCPEGANAYGFYCYYFVEDHFTWGEAELFCQNMNSGHLVSVVSQAEGNFVASLVKESGNKAAYVWIGLHDPKNNRRWHWSSGSVFLYKSWATGAPSTSNCVALTSNTAFRKWKDENCDSQYS; encoded by the exons ATGTCAT TACTGctgatttcaaatttaaaaagactcCCCTCTGCTGAGCATGGCTCAGAAAATGCATATCATATCCTGTTAGCATGCCTGATTCTCCTGGCATGCAGCCAAG GCAAGAAGGCTGAAGAAAGCTTGCCCACACCTGAGAATGATCTTCCTTCTGCCAGGATCAACTGCCCAGAAGGTGCTAATGCCTATGGTTTTTACTGCTACTACTTTGTTGAAGATCATTTCACCTGGGGAGAGGCAG AGCTTTTTTGCCAGAATATGAATTCGGGGCACCTGGTGTCAGTGGTCAGTCAGGCTGAGGGCAACTTTGTGGCTTCTCTGGTTAAAGAGAGTGGTAATAAAGCTGCCTATGTCTGGATTGGACTCCATGACCCCAAAAAT AACCGACGTTGGCACTGGAGCAGTGGGTCTGTGTTTCTCTATAAATCATGGGCCACTGGAGCTCCGAGCACGAGCAATTGTGTGGCACTGACTTCAAACACAG cattcaggaaatggaaagatgaaAACTGTGATTCACAGTACTCCTGA